The following coding sequences are from one Elusimicrobium minutum Pei191 window:
- a CDS encoding MarC family protein, with protein MDFSFLIGAFVGTLSILNPIGNVPIFLEHVQTDSPKMQRAIALLLGLSIFALLIFFFFIGRSALNLFSITIPAFRIAGGILILLVGIRMMQGKSKFSNEGIQAAPAAQQNVFEEATFRLSSIIVPVAMPLFVGPGTITTVILFSDNTKTLLNTVGMVLVLAICSAIVTICLLSSRYIYKILGNNGMQIVVRFMGMILCAMAVQFMIDGFAQLLPGVLNPDYIHASKFQ; from the coding sequence ATGGATTTTTCTTTTTTGATCGGGGCTTTTGTAGGTACTCTTTCAATTCTTAACCCTATAGGCAACGTGCCTATATTTTTGGAACATGTTCAAACAGACTCGCCAAAAATGCAAAGAGCGATAGCCCTTCTTTTGGGGCTTTCAATTTTCGCCCTTTTAATCTTTTTCTTCTTTATAGGCCGAAGCGCTTTAAACCTTTTTAGCATTACTATACCCGCGTTTAGAATCGCGGGGGGTATTTTAATTTTGCTTGTGGGTATACGCATGATGCAGGGTAAAAGCAAGTTCTCTAACGAAGGTATTCAGGCCGCCCCCGCTGCGCAGCAAAATGTTTTTGAAGAAGCTACCTTTAGGTTAAGCAGCATCATTGTGCCCGTGGCCATGCCTTTGTTTGTAGGGCCGGGCACCATAACAACAGTAATTCTTTTTTCAGACAACACAAAAACATTGTTAAATACCGTAGGCATGGTTTTGGTGCTTGCCATATGTTCCGCTATAGTAACGATTTGTTTGTTATCGTCAAGATATATTTATAAAATTTTGGGCAATAACGGTATGCAGATAGTGGTGCGTTTTATGGGTATGATTTTATGCGCTATGGCCGTACAATTTATGATTGACGGTTTTGCCCAACTTTTGCCTGGCGT